The genomic segment ACAGGTAAAGGGCTGCTTCCCCTAAGCCCcggagagctgagctgcccatTCCCTGCTGGAAGTTACTGCTGCATAAAACATCAGACTTACTGGAGTGGCTTCATTTAACTGGTGCCCATGCTGAGGactgggggagggaaggaaacagATTGCTGCTTGGCATGGCAGGCTGAAGACAGTTATTAATTCAGTTACAAAGCAAGGAAGGATCCTGGGGCTAGCCAAAGCATCTCTCAGCTTATCAGCGCAGAAGCAGAGGGGGACAGTGCAGGGAGCACACTGCCTTCAGtggctccagccctgacaaGAGGACAGGCATTTCTCAGGGTGGCAGGGACAGAACAGCCTTGCTGGTGATCATTACCCCACCAGCTGCTTCTACACAGAAGAGATttcccagcagcttctgctttgctctgacTTCTTTGCACTGCCAGCTCCGTACAGCCTGTGTCTGAAGAggagcaatgaggctggggaagctctggcaggggtgggtcAGACTcagtgagctctttgggtccctttcaatccctgacatcctgtgaagggtctggagagaagggctggggagttgcagctgagggaactggaggtcttcagcctgcaggaaaggaggctgagaggagaccttctgcttctctgcagctccctgaagggaggttggaaccaggcaggggttgggctcttctcccaaggaacaaacaatgggatgagaggcagtggcctcaaagtgcaccaggggaggtttaggttgcacatgagggacaatttcttcccccaaaaggTTGCcaaaccctggagcaggttacccaggccagtggtggagtcaccatgcctggagggattgaaaagctgtggtgctgagggccatggtttagtggtgacctggcagtgctgggttaaggatTGGGCTCCAtcatcttaaagggcttttcccaccaactggattctgtgattccctgaaggggacctgctgGCATTTGCCATCTCTCTGGGACACAGAGGCAgtccctgcagacagctggcACTGTCCAGGGAATCACCAGCACCACACCAAAGGGTGGCCCAGGCACAGGAGAAGGCAGGGGAGGTTCTGAAGTTCCTCTTGTGCCTATGCCTGAGCCATACCCCTGACAGCAAGATCAGAATCAAACCCATGTCCAAACAGTACACAGAAAGCTTCAGGCTCATCTCTTAGTCCAAAAGTGGAGCTGAGAGCTTCAGCATTGGTttgcacagcagcaagcagcaggtcTGAGCTATTGAGAGCTGCTGATGTTGCAGatgcagggatggaagggatctgccaggtgctggcagggaggaggcagaggcacagctgcagtgatccaagttctcctctctcctctccttctcctggtGAGGAGGAACCAACCTGCTTGTAGagacagaagagaaagcagcacatcctccctgccagggcactcaggggctcccagctccagccttgtCCCTGCAGGCTTTCCAGGGTTCCTTCACCTGCAGGTCTGGtccctctggcacagcagaggcgGTGCGAGGCGCTCAGCAGGGAGCACCCAGGCTCGGCccggaggcagggctggggctgggctgtggtggcAGATGGGTTGTGATCGTCAGCTTGCAcctcctctctctgcagacagcaccagggacaccctacagaACTGAAAATGAGAGCATTTAGCCAaagccagagccagctgagcagcttcttctcccctctcttgcAGTGTGGTgccaagcacagagcagcacaaggaGCTACGGGCCAGTGTTTGAGGAGCAGCCTGTCCACACTCTCTTCCCTGAAGGCTCAGCAGAGGAGAAAGTCACTTTGGCTTGCAGAGCAAGAGCCAGTCCCCCTGTGACCTACAGGTGAGCTTGGGCTGCCCTCCCCTTGGAGCAGGAAGCAAGCAGCAAGGGtcctgctttctgctctccacTTTAAAGGGCATCACCAAGAGGAGAAGCAGGCTCCTTGGCCACACCTGGGTGGGGTTCCACCACTCCCACAGCAGGTAGAGACCTCACTCAAACCCCAACATGCCACAGCTGGAGAAACAAAGAAGGGAgagctttaggttggatctTAGCAACAGTTTCTGTCTTGTAAGAGtggtttggaacaggctgcccagggaggtggtggagtcactgtgcagggaggtgttgaagaaacctgtggccaaggcaactggggacatggtttagactcatagaatcatagaacatagaatcaagcaggctggaagagagctccaagctcagccagcccaacctagcacccagccctgcccaaccaaccacaccatggcactaagtgccccagccaggcttggcttcaacacctccagggatggggactccaccacctccttgggcagaccatttagtggccatggaggtgttgggttgatggttggactggaagatctttccCAAACTTAATGACTCTATgcttgaggagaccttatagtggcctcccagtatcttaaagggggctacaggaaggctggggagggactattgacaaggtctggtaataagaggaggagaagggatgggtttaaactggcagagaggagattgaaagtggatggtaggaagaagttgtttgcagtgagggtggtgagagactggcagaggttgagggtggtgagacactggcacaggtttcccagggaggttgtggagcacagaagcacccaatgtgatcaaagatcacattgggtgcttctgtgctccacaacctccctggaggtgttcaaggccaggctggatgagtccttggatgacctgttctagttagaggtgtccctgtctgtggctctgaggtcccttccaacctaaaccattctttgattcttttcacctccccttgcacaaccaccaaaacccaggctgtggagagggagaTCAAATGCACTGATCCCTGCAGCAGGGTTTTGTGGTCCACAGAGAGGTCTGACTCTGCCTGTTTAGCTCTGCAGGCATTCTGGGTGGGAAGAGCAAGCTCCTGGGAGgttagaaccatagagtcatagaatcagtgagggttggaagggagcacaaggagcagccagtgccaacccccctgccatgcccagggacaccctaccctagagcaggctgcacacagcctcagccagcctggcctcaaacacctccagccatggggcctcaaccccctccctgggcaacccattccagcctctcaccactctcctgctcaacaacttcctcctcacctccagcctcactctccccacctccacctttgctccattccccccactcctgccactccctcacagcctcaaaagtccctccacagctcttttggagcccccttcagatcctggcaggccacaagaaggtcccctgggagcctgctctgctccagcctgcacagccccaactctttcaggctgtgctcacagcagagctgctgcagcctctgagcatcctcctggccctgctctggacactctccagcatctccacagccctcttgtcccaggggctccagagctggatgcaggactccaggtggggtctcagcagagtggagcagaggaggagaatcctcTCCTCCgaggttgggttgctggttggattcagatgatcttagaggccttttccagcccaaacaattctatgattccaagcaGAGCCTCCAGAAAGGCCCCAGGAGGGCTGCAGTGAGGCTCtacccttctctctctctccctttccctccactCTCTCTCGGCAGGTGGAAGATGAAcggcacagagctcaaggtggAGCCAGATTCCCGGTACAGGCTGGTTGCAGGTGACCTGGTGATAAGCAACCCGGTGAAAGCCAAGGATGCTGGCTCCTACCAGTGTGTGGCATCCAaccccaggggcacagtggTCAGCAGAGAAGCCTCCCTCCGCTTTGGGTGTAAGTTTGCCCCCAGCAGGTAAATGGAATGCAGCCAGAGTCATGCTGGGGCTGAACTCAACCTCCCTGCTCACATCAAGAGCTCTCCTGTGTGTGACACCAACAGCATCACTTGAAGGGCTCCTCTGGGgctttgctgtcactgtggcagggggcttgggctggatgagcttgaagggtcctttccaacccaaagcagtctgtggttctgtgatctggggaggtttaggttggatattagggaacattgctgcaagagtggtcagagatgggcacagggaggtggtggagtctccacacctggaggtgtggaagtaacctgtgggcatggcacttggggacatggttgagtggccatgctggggttgggttggtggttggcctggatgatattttccagccttaatgagtCAATGCTCTTTGGAcctccctctgcacagccaccagagcccaggctgtggagagggaggtgaAATGCAGCAGGGGTTTGTGGCCCAGGGAGAAGTCTGACTCTGCCTCTTCAGTCCTGCAGGAATTCTCTGCTGAAGAGAGAGACCCTGTGAAGATCacagaaggctggggagtgatGTTCACCTGCAGCCCCCCTCCCCACTACCCAGgtaagaggttccagctcagcagcaccactagcagggagcagcagtacTGCTGAGGgattgctgatgacaccaaactgggtggagaggctgccacagcagaggctgtgctgccattcagccagactgggacaggctgcaggggtgggcagggagagatgGAATGAACCTCaccaagggcaaggggagagtctggcacctgggaaagaacaaccccaggaagCAGGATTGAATCagacagagaaggggaaaaggctctgggggtcctggtgcatgggaggttgagcatgagccagcaatgtgctctgggggccagcagggccagtgcCATCCTGGGGGGGATTAGAAGGGCTATGGTTAGAAGGtacagagaggttctcctgctcctctgctctgccctgttgaggctgcatctgcagtactgtgtccagttctgggccccccagttcaagagggacacagaactgctggagagagtccagcacagagccacagagatgctgcagggaagggaacagctctggtaggagcagagcctgagggagctggggctgggagcttggagcagagcagctgagaggtgacctcagcaatggctctaaagatgtgcaggtgagtggcagaggctggggccaggctctgctgggggatgcccaatgccagcacaaggggcagtggtggaagctgaggcagaggaagctccatggaaacatgaggaggaattttttcccctgtgagggtggcagagcctggcacaggctgcccaggggggctgtggagtctccctccctggagacattcaacccccacctggctgtgttctgtgtgatctgctctgggtgctgctgctctggcagggcttggactggctgagctttgcaggtcccttccagcccctgccactctgtgattcccagATGGGTGAAGCACTCCTCACTTTCCTTTGGGAATTTCAGGGTCAGTTTGGGGCTAACTCACACTCTGAGGCAGGGCTCAGCATGTGGACAAGGACCCAGCTTCAGCTTGGAGTGGCCTAGAAGACAGCCTGCTGGGCTTAGCCTCACCccagagggcagaggcagctcctgcagcagttgCTTTCTGCCTTCCCCACAGGTTTGTCCTACCGATGGCTCCTGAATGAGTTTCCCAACTTCATCCCAGCCGATGGGAGGCGTTTTGTGTCCCAGACCACAGGAAACCTTTACATTGCCAAGACAGAGGCTTCTGACCTGGGCAACTACTCCTGCTTTGCCACCAGCCACATTGATTTCATCACCAAGAGTGTCTTCAGCaagttctccaggctcagccttgctgcagagggtcAGTGCCCACTAGAgaacatgagaaggaacttgtttggtgtgagggtgctggagcaggctgcccagagaggttgtggagtctccttctctgcagagcttccaaccccacttGGACATtatgctcctgggcaagctgctgtgggtgccaggttgggatggatgatcaccagaggtcccttccaaccctcaccaccTTGGGATCCAGGGGTCCTGTGACTGGGAAAAGTGCAAAGTtaagagtccagcacaaagcTCTCAGGCTCCACAGGACACCTGCAGTGCACAAATcaccctccagcatctcaggGTTGCTTAAGAGCTCATAAAAAACATTAACTGGCTGGATCCTGGGGGAAGCAGCTCTGTCTGCAGGcttcactgcttctgcagctacAGTCCCCATCAGTGAGGCTTCCCTgtctgagagagagagacaaggtGCACCCTGAGCAGGCTCACATAAGGTATCAGagcatggcttgggttggaatggaccttaaagttcatccatttccaacctccctgccatgggcagggacacctcccactagccccaggttgctcaagggccccatccagtctggctttcaacacttcaaagcttggagcctccacaatgcctctgggcaacctcttccagtacctcaccacctccatggggaagaatttcttcctcatgtctgatctcaatccagcttcttccagcttgaagccatcagccctcatcctgtccctccatgcctttgtcagaagtcccCTTCCAGCTATCCTGTAGCAGTTCCCTGTTCTAAGGTGTCCCCAAGAGCCTTTTCCATTAAAGGATGAACAATCCCAAccctctcagcttgtcctcacaggagagctgctccagccattGGTTCATCTCTGTGAcctcccctggacctgctctaacagGTCCAATAgtccaggtgggaagggaccacaatgaCTCTCCTCTGCCTTTGGTGACCTTGCAGAGGTGCACCTAAAGATGCTTCTTGGGCACATCAAAGGAGGTTCAGCAGTTAGGAAATTAAGGAGAAATGGTCCTGAGAAGGTGTAAAGAGATTTTGAGAGGCTTCAGCAAGAGCTGCTTTAAGGAGAAAAGGGAACTTGGCCTCTCTTGCCTCATCCAAAGCCAGCAGGGCTTTGGGGAGCGCTGTAACCTCGCAGGTACCTCTGCCCTCTGAGACCTCAGGTGTGGCACTTTGAAGCCATCCAGGCCTCCTGAGTGGTGCTTTCCTTTCAACAGATGCCAGGCAGTATGCACCCAGCATAAAAGCCAGGTTCCCTGCAGACACCTACGCTCTGGCTGGGCAGGTGGTGACCCTGGAGTGCTTTGCCTTTGGAAAGTGAGTCAAGCATCCGTGGCCCTCGGGCTTGGGCTGGGGAGGGCATCCCAGAACCTGCCACTTTTCCAAGCCCTCTCTGTAAAGCAGAGATGGAGTTGGaacaggaggagggggggaaactGGCTAAAGCCATCTGTCCTGCTGGCTGTGGTCCAGCTGGGATGGGACCTGGGCGGCTAAGTGGGGGCTGAGTTacgctgcagagcagcacccaaGGGCTGGCCCTTACCAGCTGGACTCTTACAGCCCTGTTCCTCGGATCAAGTGGAGGAAGCTGGATGGCTCCCACGCCTCCAAGTGGATCGGCAGCGAGCCCCTCCTGCAGATCCAGGATGTTGGCTTCGAGGATGAAGGCACCTACGAGTGTGAGGCTGAAAACATCAAAGGGAGGGACACCTACCAGGGCCGCATCATCATTCAAGGTAACACACCCAGAGCAAAATGCCTCAGGCAACGGACTGAGCCTCTGGGAGGGAAATCAACTCCTCTGATCCTGCCTCCAGTCAGCCCTAATGAACCCTggaacagccctgcagagatccCTGCTAGCTGTGCTTACAGCTGGGCTgtggagagcagagggacacCTCCTAACTTGCTCTGAAACGATTCAAGCAGAGCTGAttgttggttgggcagggctgggtgctaggttaggctggaggagcttggaggtctcttccaacctgcttgattctatgattctatgatgtaatGAGGGAAGGAAATccagtgggggaaaaaagtcaaACTTGGTTTTCAACTGAGACCTTCTCCAAGCCTTGAAGTGCACCCACAAGGGTTGATGCTTGGAGCTgttaaccacagaatcagagccagGCAAGCTACAAAACTTACACCTGCCTGTCTCAGTCTgaatccagcctgccctgaagCTCAGGACTGACTCTTCAGGAGGCAAACCACAAAATCCTCTTCCCCAGGTCTGGAGGTTGCCATCATTTTGTGCAGCCTACatacacagctgcagccagccccatgGAGGACTCAGCCTGGCAAAGGCTGCACAAAAGGCAAAGGCTTTTCCCAcagtggcactgccagcagagcatccttctgcttgcctggcacaacaAACCTCATCCTAGTTGAGTggaggttgagcatgagccagcaatgtgctctgggggccagcagggccagtgccatcctgggggagattagaagggctgtggttaggaggtacagagaggttctcctgcccctctgctctgccctgttgaggtcacatctgcagtactgtgtccagttctgggccccccagttcaagagggacacagaactgctggagagagtccagcacagagccacagagatgctgcagggaatggaacagctctgttaggagcagagcctgagggagctggggctgggagcttggagcagagcagctgagaggtgacctcagcaatgcttataaagatgcaaaggtgagtggcagaggctggggccaggctctgctgggggatgcccaatgccagcacaaggggcagtggtggaagctgaggcagaggaagctccatggaaacatgaaggtggcagagcctggcacaggctgcccaggggggctgtggagtctccctctctggagacattcaacccccacctggctgtgttctgtgtgacctgctctgggtgctgctgctctggcaggggggggttggactggctgagctttgcaggtcccttccagcccctgacactctgtgattcatcTGCTCTTCTGGTGCTCTGCCACCACACTtgttcctctgcagctcagccagagtggctgaaggtGATCACAGACACCGAGGCTGACATCGGCTCTGACCTGCGCTGGAGCTGCGCCGCCGCCGGCAAACCCAGACCCACCGTGCGGTGGCTTCGGGACGGGCAGCCCCTGACCTCCCAGGTACCaccagcagtgcagggctgacagccagggcagctcagccagagcacaCCACAACCTGCAGTGCTCAACCTGCTGACTCCAGACTTAgactctcctcctgcctctctgcaaaCGCATCTCAACCCCCTGTTCCTCACCCTCGCATCCCTGTTCCATGCGTCCCCCCCGGGAGGCTGCAAAGCCATCATGCCACAGCCCTGACCACCAGCAAGGTCCTTCTCCCACCACTGCCATCCCAGCCATTGCTTCATGCAACTACAGGGATTCACAGCCAGTTACCAAGGTGGATAAACAGCTCCTTGTACCTGTCTCTGTATGACCTGCACGTTGCTGCTCAGGCACTCAGAAGTCTCAGCAAACAGAGCACagtgatgaggggacagactgggaaagaggacaaagaaaagTGAGGTCCTGTGTTTTCTCCCATGGAAAACCAGgctggcttcaaactggcacaagaGCCTGTTGTGAAATTCAACCCTGAGCACACGAGGCTTGAATTCCATCTCTGTTTCTCTCATCTaattggctccatcctcttgttTGCACAGAACCGCATCGAAGTGAGCGGTGGAGAGCTGAGGTTTTCCAAGCTAGTCCTGGAGGACTCTGGCATGTATCAGTGTGTGGCTGAGAACAAGCATGGCACAGTGTATGCAAGTGCTGAATTAACAGTGCAAGGTAAATCCTCCTTCCCCAGTGCTCTGGGTCTGGATGGGACACTGAAGATCTCTTCCTAATATCCTCTGCCTGTGATCTGGAAGACAAAGAGCAGGCAACGAAACCGCTTCGCTCACCACTCTCTAGATGTTGGTGCTGGTTCAACTCAAGGCACTCTGCAAGCCCTTGCAAGGTTAATCCTTGTGTAAATCCCAAACAAGGCCATCTCTTTAGCtagagaagctgtgcagggcagggagcaccaCAAAGCTCACCTGCAGCACAAAGCCCTCCTGGGTCTTTCTTTCCAGCCTCCAGCTTGCTTTGCTGGAGGGTGACTGCACCTTGCCAAACTTGCTGCCAAACTTGCTCCACATCAATCCAAAATTCAATGCCAGATGAATGCCATACACCAGCCCAAACTTGATGCCAAACTTGCTCCACATCCAAAATGTTATTCTCCTCTTGGTCAGGAGATGCCAGAGAGAAACCAAAGGCCTTAAGCACCAACTGCTCACCGTTAAACACGCCGCAAGGGCGCCGAGGTAACCCAAATTCCCTCCCTGCAATTCCAGGAGGATATTTAGGTGAGCTGGATGCATTGGTGACTTGGAGCAGGATACTGAAGAGAACATCCCCCCCTTCGTTTTCCAAAGCAGCTGTTCTGGTGTCTCCCaaagaccttgcacttgttaGGGTCATCCCCATCGCTCCGCACGACGCGTTAGGGACCACACTGCGGCAGATGAACCTCTCCTGCATCCTGCTCGCCAGACACTGCCATGCTTCTGTTGCCATCAGTACCTCGTTGTGTGGCAGTGCTCATGGAGCAGAGGTTTCTAATCATTCCTTAATCCtccctttgtttctttctttctcctctccctatAGCCCTAGCACCTGATTTCAGACTAAACCCAGTGAAGCGCCTGATCCCTGCAGCCCGAAGCGGGAAGGTCATCATCCCATGCCAGCCAAGAGCAGCACCAAAAGCCACTGTGCTCTGGACCAAAGGGACTGAACTCCTCATCAACAGTAGCAGGTAGCAGCACAGAGTCAGCTTCTACCtagaaagcagagctgaaacCACCTGGTTTTCTCTTGCCAGAAGACTggacctgctgagccaaggGTTTTGCTCCGTCCCTGACCACCAGCACTTCGTGACCCTCCCTGGTTTCTCCTTTAGAAAGCTCCTCCATAGTCTTTTGCAGCCCTGTCTTTACCACCAGCTTCTCTAAGACCAGCAAGTGTCAGGTGTGCAGAGGGAGGAGAGATCTTTAACCTTCCCCTTGTAtggtttcttcttcccttccagGGTGACTATTACCCCTGATGGCACTTTGATCCTCCAGAACATCAGCAAGTCTGATGAGGGGAAGTACACCTGCTTTGCTGAGAACTCCATGGGCAAAGCCAACAGCACTGGAATCCTCTCTGTTCGAGGTAGAGATGTTTGCCTTCATTTGGGGTCAAGAATCActgaactgtcagggctggaagtgacctcaaggaccatccagttccaatcatcctgccgtgcccagggacacctcacgctggagcaggttgctcagagccacatccagcctggcctcaaacacctccagggatgaggcttccaccacctccttgggcaatctgtgccagggtctcagcaccctcatactgaagaacttgttcctaacatccagtctgaatctgcccatttccaactttgttccattccccctactcctatcactacctcatagcctaaaaagtccctccccagctttcctgtagtccccttcagatgctggaaggccacaagaaggtctcctcagagcctcctcttctccagactcaacagctccaactctttcagtctgtgttcacagcagagctgctgcagccctctgagcatcctcctggccctgctctggacactctccagcatctccacagccctcttgtcccagaggctccagagctggatgcagtactccaggtggggtctcaccagtggcagaatcacctccctcaccctgctgcccacacttctcttgctgcagcccaggctctggttggctttctgggctgccagtgcacactgctggctcatgttgagtttctcacccaccagcacccctaagtcccctctccccagggctgctctcagacacctAAGGATGCCCTGATGTGAAGTTTCTCCTCTGCTCACCTCACACTCCCAAAAGCAATGCAGGACTCAGGGAATTGGAGACATCTCAGCCTGTGGGGCAGCAAACCTGATCCACCAAATCCAACCCACCCACGCCCAGTCCTTGAGAAAAGCATTTCCATTTTCTAACCACTGCAgtccctcatcttcctcctgcaAAGCCACAGCTGTCAAAGAGGGATTGTCAGCCCTCTAAGCTGGAAAGAGTCTCTTGGTTTggatgctctgcagcagtggaacactgcaagaggttgcccaggaggtggttgaggccccatccctggagatactcaaggtcaggcttgagaaggctctgagcaacctgctccagtgaagcatagaatcagtcagggttggaagggaccacaaggaccatctagttccaactggactgcagggggtttgcactggatgagctttggaagttCCTCCCAATCCAACTCATTCACACTCATCTGGTACCTGGCCTCTGGCAGCTAacagctccctcctccctccctccctctctctacAGATGCCACCAAAATCACATTGGCACCATCTAGTGCTGACATCAACGTAGGTGAAAACCTCACCCTGCAGTGCCATGCATCCCACGACCCAACCATGGACCTAACCTTCACCTGGTCCCTGGATGACTTCCCCATTGACTTGGACAAGGCTGAGGGACACTACCGGCGAGCCAGCGCGGTGAGCgccaagggcagggagctgctggcagcctcttTGCTTGGCATTGCTGAGTGCTGGGCTGGGATCAGATGTCTTCAAAAGTTCTCCTCCCTGTCTTTTTCTCTGGGCAGAAGGAAGCTATTGGAGACCTCAGCATCTTCAACACCCAGCTGAAGCACTCGGGGAGGTACACGTGCACAGCCCAGACCGTGGTGGACAGCGCTTCCGAGTCAGCCACGCTGACTGTCCGAGGTCATTTCTCCCCTGCTCTGTCTAAGCCTGAAAGGATGGTGTGGGCCTTGCAAGGGATCAGCTTCCTCCCTCCTGACCACCTCACTGTCCCTCCTGACCACCCTGACCACCTCCCCATGTCTCCTGACCATCTCACCATCCCTTTTAACCACCTCACCTTCCCTTGTGGACACCTCCCCATCTGTCTTGATCATCTCAACCATCTCTCCTGAGcatctcaaccaccccttctgACCACTTCACCATCCCTTTTAACCACCTCACCTTCCCTTGTGGACACCTCCCCATCTGTCTTGATCATCTCAACCATCTCTCCTGAGcatctcaaccaccccttctgACCACTCCACCATCCCTTTTAACCACCTCACCTTCTCTTTTGACCACCTTCCCATCCCTCCTGACCATTTCAACCATCCCTCCTGACCACCTTCCCATCCCTCCTGACCACCTTCCCATCCCTCCTGACCACCTTCCCATCCCTTTTGACCACCTTCCCATCCCTTTTGACCACCTCCCCATCCCTTGTGACCACCTCCCCATCCCTTTTGACCACCTCCCCATCCCTTGTgaccccctcccctcctgaccTCCTCACTATCCCTCTGACCACCTCACCATCCAACAGTTGAACCGGATGAGCTTTCACAGAGGCTTAAATTGGAGATGAggcttcctaacccccatggTTTTAATTCATCAGTTGCACGACAGAAATACAATCAGAGAACCATTCAGCTtgca from the Pogoniulus pusillus isolate bPogPus1 chromosome 39, bPogPus1.pri, whole genome shotgun sequence genome contains:
- the CNTN2 gene encoding contactin-2 isoform X3 is translated as MGGTAGLTHTSLTLLTLLVWCQAQSSTRSYGPVFEEQPVHTLFPEGSAEEKVTLACRARASPPVTYRWKMNGTELKVEPDSRYRLVAGDLVISNPVKAKDAGSYQCVASNPRGTVVSREASLRFGFLQEFSAEERDPVKITEGWGVMFTCSPPPHYPGLSYRWLLNEFPNFIPADGRRFVSQTTGNLYIAKTEASDLGNYSCFATSHIDFITKSVFSKFSRLSLAAEDARQYAPSIKARFPADTYALAGQVVTLECFAFGNPVPRIKWRKLDGSHASKWIGSEPLLQIQDVGFEDEGTYECEAENIKGRDTYQGRIIIQAQPEWLKVITDTEADIGSDLRWSCAAAGKPRPTVRWLRDGQPLTSQNRIEVSGGELRFSKLVLEDSGMYQCVAENKHGTVYASAELTVQALAPDFRLNPVKRLIPAARSGKVIIPCQPRAAPKATVLWTKGTELLINSSRVTITPDGTLILQNISKSDEGKYTCFAENSMGKANSTGILSVRGPPGPPGGVVVRDISDTSVQLSWSRGFDNHSPIARYIVEARTLLSSNWKQVRTNPVNIEGNAETAQVVNLIPWMDYEFRVLASNILGIGEPSLPSSKIRTKEAAPTVAPSGLGGGGGAPNELIINWTPTLRDYQNGDGFGYILSFRKKGTQGWLRARVPHAESLHYVYRNESIAPYTPFEVKIKAYNRKGEGPESLTAIVYSAEEEPKVAPFRVLAKAVLASEMDVSWEPVEQGDMTGVLLGYEIRYWKDGDKEEAADRVRTAGLVTSAHVTGLSPNTKYHVSVRAYNRAGTGPPSPSTNVTTTKPPPKKPPGNISWTFSGSTVSIKWDPVVAKADESAVTGYKMLYRQDSHSAPTLYLASKSKIDIPVPEDFTHAFVQIRVTGPGGDGTPAEVHILRNSGTSMMVEDSVTRPVPHIVIITTNSLLMVTLISYLEL